A single window of Bufo bufo chromosome 10, aBufBuf1.1, whole genome shotgun sequence DNA harbors:
- the SF3B3 gene encoding splicing factor 3B subunit 3 — translation MFLYNITLQRATGISFAIHGNFSGTKLQEIVVSRGKILELLRPDANTGKVHTLLTVEVFGIIRSLMAFRLTGGTKDYIVVGSDSGRIIILEYHPSKNMFEKIHQETFGKSGCRRIVPGQFLAVDPKGRAVMISAIEKQKLVYILNRDAAARLTISSPLEAHKANTLVYHVVGVDVGFENPMFACLEMDYEEADNDPTGEAAANTQQTLTFYELDLGLNHVVRKYSEPLEEHGNFLITVPGGSDGPSGVLICSENYITYKNFGDQPDIRCPIPRRRNDLDDPERGMIFVCSATHKTKSMFFFLAQTEQGDIFKITLETDEDMVTEIRLKYFDTVPVATAMSVLKTGFLFVASEFGNHYLYQIAHLGDDDEEPEFSSAMPLEEGDTFFFQPRPLKNLVLVDEQDSLSPIMSCQIADLANEDTPQLYVASGRGPRSSLRVLRHGLEVSEMAVSELPGNPNAVWTVRRHIEEEYDSYIIVSFVNATLVLSIGETVEEVTDSGFLGTTPTLSCSLLGEDALVQVYPDGIRHIRADKRVNEWKTPGKKIIVKCAVNQRQVVIALTGGELVYFEMDPSGQLNEYTERKEMSADVVCMSLANVPPGEQRSRFLAVGLVDNTVRIISLDPSDCLQPLSMQALPAQPEALCIVEMGGAERQDELGERGSIGFLYLNIGLQNGVLLRTVLDPVTGDLSDTRTRYLGSRPVKLFRVRMQGQEAVLAMSSRSWLSYSYQSRFHLTPLSYETLEYASGFASEQCPEGIVAISTNTLRILALEKLGAVFNQVAFPLQYTPRKFVIHPESNNLIIIETDHNAYTEATKAQRKQQMAEEMVEAAGEDERELAAEMAAAFLNENLPESIFGAPKAGNGQWASVIRVMNPIQGNTLDLVQLEQNEAAFSVAVCRFSNTGDDWYVLVGVAKDLILNPRSVAGGLVYTYKLVNNGEKLEFVHKTPVEEVPAAIAPFQGRILIGVGKLLRIYDLGKKKLLRKCENKHIANFIVGIQTIGQRIIVSDVQESFIWVRYKRNENQLVIFADDTYPRWVTHSSLLDYETVAGADKFGNICVIRLPQNINDDVDEDPTGNKALWDRGLLNGASQKAEVIVNYHVGETVLSLQKTTLIPGGSESLVYTTLSGGIGILVPFTSHEDHDFFQHVEMHMRSEHPPICGRDHLSFRSYYFPVKNVIDGDLCEQFNSMEPIKQKSVAEELDRTPPEVSKKLEDIRTRYAF, via the exons ATGTTTCTCTACAACATCACCCTGCAGAGGGCGACTGGCATCAGCTTTGCCATCCATGGAAACTTCTCAG GAACGAAACTCCAGGAGATTGTTGTTTCCCGAGGGAAGATCTTGGAGCTGCTGCGCCCTGATGCCAACACGGGTAAAGTGCACACGCTACTGACGGTGGAGGTGTTTGGCATCATCCGCTCCCTCATGGCTTTCCGTCTGACTGGTGGCACCAAGGATTACATTGTGGTGGGCAGCGACTCCGGCCGCATCATCATCCTGGAGTACCACCCATCCAAGAACATGTTTGAGAAGATCCATCAGGAGACGTTTGGAAAGAGTGGCTGCCGCAGGATTGTGCCCGGGCAGTTCTTGGCTGTGGACCCTAAGGGCAGAGCTGTGATGATAA GTGCCATAGAGAAGCAGAAGCTGGTGTACATCCTGAACAGAGATGCCGCTGCCCGGCTCACCATCTCCTCTCCACTGGAGGCTCACAAGGCCAACACCCTGGTGTACCACGTGGTGGGGGTGGACGTAGGCTTTGAGAACCCCATGTTTGCTTGCCTGGAGATGGATTATGAG GAAGCTGATAATGATCCtaccggggaagcggctgctaaCACCCAGCAGACACTGACCTTCTACGAGCTGGACCTCGGTCTGAACCACGTCGTTCGCAAGTACAGTGAACCCTTGGAGGAGCACGGCAACTTCTTAATTACAG TTCCCGGAGGCTCGGATGGCCCCAGCGGGGTGCTGATTTGTTCTGAAAACTACATTACATACAAGAACTTTGGCGATCAGCCGGACATCCGCTGTCCCATCCCGAGGAGGAGG AACGACCTGGACGACCCAGAGCGAGGGATGATATTCGTCTGCTCAGCTACACATAAAACCAAGTccatgtttttcttcctggcccaGACGGAGCAGGGCGACATCTTCAAGATCACGCTGGAGACGGACGAGGACATG GTTACTGAAATCCGCCTGAAGTACTTTGATACTGTCCCAGTGGCCACGGCAATGAGCGTCTTGAAGACTGGCTTCCTCTTTGTGGCTTCAGAGTTTGGGAACCA TTACCTGTATCAGATCGCTCATCtgggtgatgatgatgaggagccgGAGTTCTCCTCCGCCATGCCCCTAGAGGAAGGAGATACGTTCTTCTTTCAGCCTCGTCCTCTAAAGAACCTGGTGCTGGTGGATGAGCAGGACAGTCTGTCCCCCATCATGTCCTGCCAG ATTGCTGACTTGGCCAATGAAGACACTCCTCAGTTGTACGTGGCTTCTGGACGGGGTCCCCGCTCTTCTCTCAGGGTCCTGAGGCACGGGCTCGAG GTCTCTGAAATGGCTGTCTCAGAGCTGCCCGGTAACCCCAATGCCGTGTGGACCGTGAGGCGACACATTGAAG AGGAGTATGACTCGTACATCATCGTGTCCTTCGTGAACGCCACCCTGGTACTCTCTATTGGTGAGACTGTAGAAGAAGTGACAGATTCTGGGTTTCTGGGGACAACCCCAACCCTGTCCTGTTCTCTGTTGGGAGAAGACGCCTTGGTCCAG GTCTATCCTGATGGAATCCGGCACATTCGAGCAGACAAGAGAGTCAATGAGTGGAAGACTCCGGGGAAGAAGATAATAGTGAAGTGTGCGGTGAACCAGCGGCAGGTGGTGATCGCTCTGACCGGGGGCGAGCTGGTCTACTTTGAGATGGACCCT TCAGGGCAGCTAAACGAGTACACTGAGAGGAAGGAAATGTCCGCggatgtcgtgtgcatgagcctggcCAACGTGCCGCCAGGGGAGCAGCGGTCACGCTTCCTGGCAGTTGGGCTGGTGGACAATACTGTCAGAATCATCTCTCTGGACCCATCT GACTGTCTGCAGCCACTCAGTATGCAGGCGCTCCCCGCACAGCCGGAGGCGCTGTGTATCGTGGAGATGGGAGGTGCGGAGAGGCAGGATGAGCTCGGGGAGAGAGGCTCCATTGGTTTTCTCTATCTCAACATTGGACTTCAG AATGGTGTGCTGCTCAGAACTGTGCTGGATCCTGTAACCGGTGACCTGTCTGACACCAGAACTCGCTATCTAGGGTCCCGGCCAGTCAAGTTGTTTCGTGTGAGGATGCAGGGTCAAGAGGCG GTACTGGCCATGTCCAGTCGTTCCTGGCTCAGCTATTCCTACCAGTCTCGTTTCCACCTCACTCCCCTATCGTACGAGACCCTGGAGTACGCGTCCGGCTTCGCGTCAGAACAGTGTCCAGAAGGCATAGTGGCCATTTCAACCAATACCCTGAG AATTTTGGCTCTGGAGAAGTTGGGTGCGGTGTTTAACCAAGTGGCTTTCCCTCTCCAGTACACACCACGAAAGTTTGTGATCCATCCGGAAAGTAATAACTTGATTATCATTGAAACAGACCACAATGCTTATACAGAGGCCACCAAGGCTCAGCGCAAGCAGCAGATGGCAGAG GAAATGGTTGAAGCTGCAGGAGAAGATGAGCGAGAGCTGGCTGCAGAAATGGCGGCTGCATTCCTCAATGAGAACCTGCCAGAGTCCATTTTTGGAGCCCCAAAAGCTGGAAATGGGCAGTGGGCGTCCGTCATCCGGGTGATGAATCCAATCCAGGGGAACACCCTGGACCTGGTCCAGTTGGAGCAGAATGAGgcagccttcag TGTGGCGGTGTGTCGGTTCAGTAACACGGGAGACGACTGGTACGTCTTGGTTGGCGTTGCCAAAGACCTGATCCTGAACCCCCGCTCTGTGGCCGGAGGACTGGTCTACACTTACAAGCTGGTGAACAATGGAGAGAAGCTGGAGTTTGTGCACAAG ACCCCCGTGGAGGAAGTCCCCGCTGCAATTGCTCCTTTCCAAGGTCGAATCTTGATAGGAGTCGGCAAACTGCTGAGAATTTACGATCTGGGGAAGAAGAAGCTTCTGAGGAAATGTGAAAACAAG CACATTGCAAACTTCATTGTGGGCATACAGACCATCGGGCAGCGCATCATCGTCTCCGACGTACAGGAAAGCTTCATATGGGTGCGCTACAAGCGCAACGAGAACCAGCTGGTCATATTCGCCGATGATACGTATCCTCGCTGGGTCACTCACTCCTCCCTGCTGGACTACGAGACCGTGGCCGGCGCTGACAAGTTTGGGAACATCTGTGTG ATCCGGCTGCCTCAGAATATAAATGATGATGTTGATGAAGATCCAACTGGTAACAAGGCTTTGTGGGACCGAGGGCTGCTGAACGGAGCCTCTCAGAAG GCAGAGGTGATTGTGAACTATCATGTAGGAGAGACGGTGCTGTCGCTGCAGAAGACGACGCTTATCCCCGGGGGCTCCGAGTCTCTGGTCTACACTACTTTATCTGGAGGCATTGGCATCCTTGTCCCATTTACTTCCCATGAG